The window gcataacattccattcatattgcccaaatggaacattaaaagcaattctataagtatgctctttaaatatttgaagctgccaataaccagattttaaatcaaaatttgaaaatatattggcgtcatataatctagacaataaatctcttttattaggaataggatacctaacccatttcaaatatttattcaagggcttataattaatgactaatctaggaacaccacgttccttttcagctgcgttattaacataaaaagctgtacaagaccaaggagattttgagggttttatcaaaccctttgatagcagactatcaatctcttttttgcaaaattctaccaattctgcattcatctgacaaggtcgagatttagtaggaatatcatcctcagtgaaattatcttcatatggaagagtaacaatatgcttttttcgattccaaaaagcactaggatgttCGGCACAGATATCAACAGCAATCTGCTcagaaatcaatttgattttttcttgtattttagtagaatttaaagtatcaaatatattcatactaaacaattctaattgtaaagaatcaacatgtttttgcttcatatcaattaaagcattaatatctctagttactggatctgtaacaaaagtataacttatctctttatccttataagtagcagtaaaaccttttgagtctatgctagtaaaaggataaacgaCGTTAATAAACGGtattccaagtataattggagggtataactggttttttaccaagaaaaagaagtgaggaatacagatTTTATTCTGAtaaatacccgtattaggaagtttatactttatatctaaagcatgtcctgatgcagatctaaccatatgagtagttttttgaaaatattccgtaggtactaaaccttcttgaatacagctaacatctgctccactatcaatcatgacAATATTTGTAATAGagaaactattatcaatgagaatagtacatttaatataccatttattagcagtaataatttgcatcattcctaaaaacatatcatgtttaggattaagactaataggtttttcttcaatatcattttcaaaaatgcctttgtttttatcattagatttctcagctggagaattaattttctcaatttgagtaatcctatgatcacaaatcatttgattctgtttaagagatttgatctctcgtttcaagttttcaacttcaatttttaaatcatcgaaagaagaatctcttgatggagttgtatttttatttaaaagacggttattaacctccagtaaagaataaggcggggaatattcaaattctttttcagaAGGTTTTGCAAAACtagaacttgaattagaacttgaactagcagccaaattaataatcttttcgcgaagtttttcatcagtaacttcttttaaaagttctattacattatcagatgtaatagttttcatgtttagatattcaaattgtgattgtaatttataaaattcatcatcacaagtacatatatcacctttgcaagttgtacaagtattatcaacatttttatcactatcagataaatcaagtaaatcaatttcagcttcagattctgactcagaataataataatctgattctgatccagaagtgtataacaaaccataaaccttatcacgtaactcatcgtcgagtcctaaggttttcagcttttgaagcttacaatttggagctatatggccaaatttaccacacttataacacttaatgtcagcaagatctcgcttagacctatttttggtaaatctagtagccttacgatgggctttcttagcttctcgttcttttttggatctatatctagatctttttctcctataaggactgtcttggttggggtatctatgatacttatgtttcttcttcctatgagtagaagtctcgggtaaatcgaactgggtgcaaaagtcccTTAATTGGTTTATTTCTTTAAGCTTATCCATTTTAagctgtctggacaatcttaattcattgcacatgtttaacccttcctgtgtgcaaattcctattaacttaccataggtatagtctctgtatggaatttcaccataactacctcttaaaatctttctaactctttcagcaaataaagagggaaggctatctataaacttagctttccaatgttcaaacttattttctggtagttccatcactctactcataaaggtgtctttataccacctaaactcacttaaagtcttacatctaaggctattaaggagagtacgaacagtctcgttctgattggtaaatctaccattaaaGTGTTCTAAAatagtaagaataagggtataaacaGCATCTTCCctatttgccactagggccatgcctaagttatcaactccttcgtcaATGGATTTAGcgttaataaccattgccctttcTTCGACAgacaaataattatcccaccagccacgtagttggccagtaaaacctgcaacaatcattgtgcaaatatttctatctgtatttttcacactcttacagatagttgcatacataagcattctatgtacaagaatagtcaattgcctatcagtcaaaccatcaagattccattcgtagatttcggaaccactgtaagacgtattagtctgattccaatcacgttcctctattaaaacatcttgaggagttggacgattgtaataataagtctgcattctgggtttatcagcgtatctgctatctgcaaacttactattctttttggggtaacttttgagtttattaaactctgacaaaacatcctttttatagtcaaaagtagaatctaatttatcagcaaaattatttgataaatcagtgggtttgatattcaaaccggataactttttatcaagaaattCTTCTAAGTCaacaaaagatttaaatttaaaatcctgaatatcagggggtctttgaatatgagtaacaacaatttgaggttctgatttgcttcctgaagtagaggcaatatcagtcatAGTCTTtttagtattcatatccttaatcaagactgttaaatcatccagttttttattaagaaaactaacgttttcacccaaaactttaacatataaactcaaataattattttgagaaattaatttattaatttctgcgatgctgactgcagcaacatcttcatcaataaatttttgaaatacagtaaaagtaatacctgtattattaggtaaaacaaaagatgattgaggagggtaaatggctttagtaatattgccactcccgtctttataagatctttccaaaacttttataaaaagtggtaaatatgtggttataaaccaatgaataaaatatataatttgattatgtaaagcacaagtttcataaaactcttgggaaatattatttaaatcctctttactataagtatcaaaaaaccaagttttaaactggttccatttatcagtgaaaaattctttttgaatataacctctagcttgtgaccctggactaaaatcaatttggtgtggaatcattaagtatcattggggtcaaaatccatctcggatgcagaaggaatatccttatcagaaatattatcattatcctgaacaatatttgtctttgggttaatcttaaccctttcaacaggtttatcacctactttGGTAGAAATTATGTGTagagatgcagcacgatttctagctggtccatagactggttcaacaggagaaatgtgttgaatatcaggcaacagtctacgactagtaaaagaatgtctgttataactagaactaatagtaggtaacaatctattattagaaaatgactgtctactataagtggaactattatcgtcaaactgaatgcaaatcctaccatccagattttgagtaatatgagaatactcagtattactaacatcatcagttatctgactgggggatataaccgaatctaaagtccatgtggttggaaaattaatttcttcccacttaataggtctcctcgtggtgaccttagactttgcaaaattcgtttccactaGAATAATCTGAttagatgtatcatataatttacatctggggtttaacgtagatagtaatttaaaataaattctgtacgataaacatatcagttcagaaccaggcgcataattataaccatgcgctttcacatttaatgttaatacattaagtatattaacatcagataaagataattgcaaattgggttgagtattaaaatatactgggccataggcgacagtagattcaatagaacccatcagagactgtctaaaatttaaatttctggcatctctgagagcagccaaaaatgtctctggtaaccctttaagggttaaaggcttaaaagcaatttgaaccataccaatatgcaaataattatactggtgtttataaacatctacatcatgcttgtttaacaaacgtatagtctgttcagacgaatttaaagctaaagattgctcagttaTTTTAACAAGTTatttagaagagagtttatcaaaccatccataatcataaattattctaatagggactttattattatatatgtattattattattattattattattat is drawn from Nicotiana tomentosiformis chromosome 12, ASM39032v3, whole genome shotgun sequence and contains these coding sequences:
- the LOC138902348 gene encoding uncharacterized protein, with protein sequence MTDIASTSGSKSEPQIVVTHIQRPPDIQDFKFKSFVDLEEFLDKKLSGLNIKPTDLSNNFADKLDSTFDYKKDVLSEFNKLKSYPKKNSKFADSRYADKPRMQTYYYNRPTPQDVLIEERDWNQTNTSYSGFTGQLRGWWDNYLSVEERAMVINAKSIDEGVDNLGMALVANREDAVYTLILTILEHFNGRFTNQNETVRTLLNSLRCKTLSEFRWYKDTFMSRVMELPENKFEHWKAKFIDSLPSLFAERVRKILRGSYGEIPYRDYTYGKQLKMDKLKEINQLRDFCTQFDLPETSTHRKKKHKYHRYPNQDSPYRRKRSRYRSKKEREAKKAHRKATRFTKNRSKRDLADIKCYKCGKFGHIAPNCKLQKLKTLGLDDELRDKVYGLLYTSGEVENLKREIKSLKQNQMICDHRITQIEKINSPAEKSNDKNKGIFENDIEEKPISLNPKQDNFTEDDIPTKSRPCQMNAELVEFCKKEIDSLLSKGLIKPSKSPWSCTAFYVNNAAEKERGVPSNTSMQSETSNDDIAEDSQPIEAERILSEEDLHDAEEFIHKLKKAEKKPAQ